A DNA window from Chryseobacterium sp. MEBOG06 contains the following coding sequences:
- a CDS encoding ion transporter, which yields MEREHNLIPEDSLWKRFLYRIIYRSDTRLGKLFDITLLSLILISTAIIMMESVPLLDKKFHYTFLIFEWIISMFFTVEYSMRIAVIKNRRSYIFSFMGIIDFLALAPFYLSLFFPITKYFLIFRMLRMLRIFRIFNLLDFMNDGYLIVRALKNSSRKIYIFLLFLIIFSVIVGSLMFMVEGGRQGFETIPQSIYWAVVTVTTVGYGDVSPVTPLGKFFAVVLMLAGYSIIAVPTGIVTAEMRNKRQNLEKVCDRCGNEDIDDDARYCKQCGKKLA from the coding sequence ATGGAAAGAGAGCATAATCTTATTCCTGAAGATTCCCTATGGAAAAGATTCCTTTACCGCATAATCTACCGCTCTGATACCAGGCTCGGAAAGCTGTTTGATATTACGCTACTGTCTTTGATTCTTATAAGTACAGCCATTATTATGATGGAAAGTGTACCGCTGCTTGACAAAAAGTTTCATTATACATTTCTCATATTTGAATGGATTATTTCTATGTTTTTCACGGTAGAATATTCTATGAGAATTGCAGTTATCAAGAATAGGCGAAGCTATATTTTCAGTTTTATGGGCATTATAGACTTTCTTGCTCTGGCCCCATTTTATCTTAGCTTATTCTTCCCGATCACCAAATACTTCCTGATTTTCAGGATGCTGAGAATGCTGAGAATATTCAGGATTTTCAACTTACTGGACTTTATGAATGATGGTTACCTCATCGTAAGGGCCTTGAAAAACAGCTCAAGGAAAATATATATCTTCCTCCTGTTCCTGATTATTTTCTCAGTGATTGTAGGCTCTCTTATGTTTATGGTAGAAGGAGGCAGACAGGGGTTTGAAACAATACCGCAATCTATTTACTGGGCAGTTGTAACTGTAACTACCGTAGGATACGGAGATGTATCTCCTGTTACCCCTCTTGGAAAGTTTTTTGCGGTTGTCCTGATGCTGGCCGGTTATTCTATTATTGCGGTTCCTACAGGAATTGTCACTGCCGAAATGAGGAATAAAAGACAAAACCTGGAAAAGGTATGCGACCGTTGTGGAAATGAGGATATTGACGATGATGCAAGATATTGCAAACAGTGTGGCAAGAAATTAGCTTAA
- a CDS encoding Nif3-like dinuclear metal center hexameric protein — translation MTIRKVIAEIDKLIPLQQAEGFDNVGLLCGVPDRNVSGILVCHDALENVVDEAIERNCNLIVCFHPIIFSGLKSLTGKNYVERSVLRAIENKIAIYAIHTAFDNDFFGVNHGICSQLGLKNMKILQPKENNLKQLTVFVPKEYSEKVKEALFSAGAGNIGFYNECSFTVNGNGTFTPAEGSNPFSGQQNIRENADEDMISVIFEGFKQGQIVGAMKAAHPYEEVAHQIYSLDNKNHFAGLGMYGEFEEEMDEKDFLGLVKEKFGLEVIKHSAFNDKKIKRVGVLGGSGASGIRSAVSRKCDAYLTGDLKYHDYFLAESKMLICDIGHYESEQFVSQQLFEILSQKFSTFAISKSIEKTNPVNYFI, via the coding sequence ATGACAATAAGAAAAGTAATTGCAGAAATAGATAAGCTCATTCCTTTACAGCAGGCAGAAGGATTTGATAACGTAGGATTGCTGTGTGGGGTACCTGACCGTAATGTATCCGGGATTCTGGTTTGTCATGATGCTTTGGAAAATGTAGTAGATGAAGCCATTGAGAGAAACTGCAATCTGATTGTATGCTTTCATCCTATTATTTTTTCAGGATTAAAATCTTTAACAGGGAAAAACTATGTAGAAAGGTCTGTCTTAAGAGCTATTGAAAATAAAATTGCGATTTATGCTATCCATACCGCTTTTGATAATGATTTCTTTGGAGTGAATCATGGTATATGCAGTCAATTGGGACTGAAAAACATGAAAATTCTTCAGCCTAAAGAAAACAATCTTAAACAGCTGACGGTTTTCGTTCCAAAAGAGTATTCAGAAAAAGTAAAAGAAGCCCTGTTTTCTGCGGGAGCCGGAAATATAGGATTTTACAATGAATGCAGCTTCACGGTCAATGGAAATGGTACATTTACGCCTGCAGAAGGTTCCAACCCTTTCTCGGGACAGCAGAATATCCGTGAAAATGCTGATGAAGACATGATTTCTGTAATTTTTGAAGGTTTTAAACAGGGCCAGATTGTAGGAGCTATGAAGGCTGCACATCCGTACGAAGAAGTGGCACATCAGATTTACAGTCTGGATAACAAAAACCATTTTGCAGGATTGGGAATGTATGGGGAGTTTGAAGAAGAAATGGATGAAAAAGATTTCCTTGGACTTGTAAAAGAAAAATTTGGATTAGAAGTGATCAAACATTCCGCTTTTAATGATAAAAAAATTAAAAGAGTAGGGGTTCTGGGAGGGTCCGGAGCAAGTGGAATCCGTTCAGCAGTTTCCAGGAAATGTGATGCCTATCTTACAGGAGATCTTAAATATCACGATTATTTTTTGGCAGAGTCTAAAATGCTGATCTGTGATATAGGTCATTATGAATCAGAACAATTTGTAAGTCAACAATTATTTGAAATTTTATCACAAAAATTTAGTACATTTGCAATTTCAAAATCTATTGAAAAAACAAACCCAGTAAATTATTTCATTTAA
- a CDS encoding zinc ribbon domain-containing protein encodes MAKTNDISVEEKLRALYDLQIIDSRLDEIRNTRGELPIEVEDLEIEIEGLEKRAEKFHADIKDQDDQIKTKHEVINHAKALIEKYKSQQDNVRNNKEFEALGKEMEFQDLEIQLAEKRIKEFGVKIAHKNETLDELTEKINDLKNHLKFKKEELDGLISETQKEEEYLIEQSKEYAGKIDERLLASYNRIRTNSINGLAVVGLERGAPKGSFFTIPPQKQMEIAQRKKIIIDEHSGKILVDDELVMEENERMKSVIKF; translated from the coding sequence ATGGCAAAAACCAACGATATTTCAGTTGAAGAAAAATTAAGAGCTTTATACGATTTACAGATCATTGATTCAAGATTGGATGAAATCCGAAATACTAGAGGAGAATTGCCAATTGAAGTTGAAGATCTTGAAATTGAGATTGAAGGTCTTGAAAAAAGAGCTGAAAAATTTCATGCAGACATCAAAGATCAGGACGATCAGATCAAAACGAAGCATGAAGTTATTAACCATGCTAAAGCGTTAATTGAGAAATACAAATCTCAGCAGGATAATGTAAGAAACAATAAAGAGTTTGAAGCATTAGGGAAAGAAATGGAATTCCAGGATCTGGAAATTCAACTTGCTGAAAAAAGAATTAAAGAATTCGGAGTTAAAATTGCTCACAAAAACGAAACTTTAGACGAACTGACTGAAAAGATCAACGATTTGAAAAACCACTTGAAATTCAAGAAAGAAGAATTGGATGGTTTGATCTCTGAAACTCAGAAAGAAGAAGAATACCTAATTGAGCAGTCTAAAGAATATGCAGGTAAAATTGACGAGAGATTACTTGCTTCTTACAACAGAATCAGAACAAACTCTATCAACGGTCTTGCCGTAGTAGGATTAGAAAGAGGAGCTCCAAAAGGATCTTTCTTCACTATTCCACCACAAAAGCAAATGGAAATTGCTCAGAGAAAGAAAATCATTATTGATGAGCACTCTGGGAAGATCCTTGTTGATGACGAGTTGGTAATGGAAGAAAACGAAAGAATGAAATCAGTTATTAAATTCTAA
- a CDS encoding AMP-dependent synthetase/ligase, with amino-acid sequence MTIKRLFDIPHYALEKYPKTDMFVTKYHGEWEKTSTQEFINEGNKISRGLLKLGIKPGDKIALITTNSRTEWAIMDFGISQIGVVSVPVYPSISPEDYEFIFNNAEIQYCFVSDKELLNKVMKVKHNIPSLQGIFTFDNISGAANWKEILDLGKDESTQIEVDDLSNAINTEDLATIIYTSGTTGRPKGVMLTHNNIVSNVLGAIPRIPKKKSLDYKETRALSFLPICHIFERMLFYLYQYNGFSLYFAESIEKMGENVKEVKPHYMTVVPRLVEKVYDKIYNTGSSAGGLKSKIFFWALNLISKKKEISKPSGLQEIIADKLVFSKWREGLGGEIVTLVSGSAALSTRLNLMFQNAGIPILEGYGLTETSPVISVNSFDKMKVGTVGVPLDNLKVKIQEDGEITVKGPSVFKGYFQNEEMTKEAFTEDGFFKTGDIGNIDNDGFLQITDRKKEMFKTSGGKYIAPQTIENLAKASKFIEQIMVVGDGEKMPCALVQPDFEFAKSWAMRNNLNIGSTPEEIAKSPELKQRIEKEIDGMNEHLGNWEKIKKIELTPEVWSIESGLLTPTLKLKRKAVKEKFIALYNKMYDHHE; translated from the coding sequence ATGACGATCAAAAGATTATTCGATATACCACACTATGCTTTAGAAAAATATCCTAAAACAGATATGTTTGTTACCAAATATCATGGTGAGTGGGAAAAAACTTCTACACAGGAGTTTATCAATGAAGGAAATAAGATATCCAGAGGATTGCTGAAACTCGGTATAAAACCGGGTGATAAGATCGCTTTAATCACCACCAATTCCCGTACGGAATGGGCTATTATGGATTTTGGAATTTCACAGATCGGAGTGGTTTCAGTACCGGTTTATCCCAGTATTTCGCCGGAAGATTATGAATTTATTTTCAATAATGCTGAAATTCAATACTGTTTTGTCTCTGACAAAGAATTGCTGAATAAAGTAATGAAAGTAAAGCATAATATTCCCAGTCTGCAGGGAATTTTTACTTTCGACAATATAAGCGGGGCAGCTAACTGGAAAGAGATTCTGGATCTGGGTAAAGATGAATCTACACAAATTGAAGTAGATGATCTTTCTAATGCCATCAATACTGAAGATCTTGCAACAATTATATACACCTCCGGAACCACCGGAAGGCCAAAAGGGGTAATGCTTACGCACAACAATATTGTTTCTAACGTATTGGGAGCTATCCCCAGAATTCCAAAGAAGAAAAGCCTGGACTATAAGGAAACAAGAGCGCTAAGCTTCCTTCCTATCTGCCATATTTTTGAAAGAATGCTGTTCTACCTTTATCAATACAACGGTTTTTCTCTCTATTTTGCAGAAAGTATCGAAAAGATGGGCGAAAACGTAAAAGAAGTGAAGCCTCACTATATGACGGTAGTTCCAAGGCTGGTAGAAAAAGTATATGATAAAATTTACAATACAGGTTCTTCTGCTGGAGGATTAAAATCTAAAATTTTCTTCTGGGCGTTAAATTTAATCAGCAAAAAGAAAGAAATATCAAAACCATCCGGACTTCAGGAAATCATTGCAGACAAATTGGTTTTTTCTAAATGGAGAGAAGGTTTAGGCGGAGAAATTGTAACGCTGGTTTCAGGGTCTGCAGCACTGTCTACAAGGCTTAATTTAATGTTTCAGAATGCAGGTATTCCAATTCTGGAAGGTTATGGATTAACAGAAACTTCACCCGTAATTTCTGTAAACAGTTTTGATAAAATGAAAGTAGGAACTGTGGGAGTTCCATTAGATAATCTAAAAGTAAAAATTCAGGAAGATGGTGAAATTACTGTAAAGGGACCCTCAGTATTCAAAGGTTATTTCCAAAATGAAGAGATGACCAAAGAGGCTTTTACGGAGGATGGATTTTTCAAGACCGGAGATATCGGAAATATTGATAATGACGGATTTTTACAGATCACTGACCGTAAGAAAGAAATGTTCAAAACCTCAGGGGGAAAATACATTGCTCCTCAAACGATTGAAAATTTAGCAAAAGCTTCAAAATTCATTGAACAGATTATGGTAGTAGGTGATGGTGAAAAAATGCCATGTGCCCTGGTACAGCCTGATTTTGAATTTGCGAAAAGCTGGGCGATGAGAAACAATCTCAATATTGGTTCAACGCCGGAAGAGATTGCTAAAAGTCCCGAACTGAAACAAAGAATTGAAAAAGAAATTGACGGAATGAATGAACATCTCGGAAATTGGGAAAAGATCAAGAAAATAGAGCTTACTCCCGAAGTATGGAGCATCGAAAGCGGGCTTCTTACTCCAACCCTGAAGCTTAAAAGAAAGGCTGTAAAAGAGAAATTTATCGCCCTGTACAATAAGATGTATGATCATCACGAATAA
- a CDS encoding acyl-CoA dehydrogenase, translating into MDFNLSEEQLMIQQAARDFAQTELLPEVIERDRDQKFPAEQVKKMGEMGLLGMMVDPKYGGAGMDSVSYVLAMEEIAKIDASAAVVMSVNNSLVCAGLEKFASEEQKVKYLTPLASGQVIGAFALSEPEAGSDATSQKTTAEDKGDYYLLNGIKNWITNGGTASYYIVIAQTDPEKKHKGINAFIVERGWEGFEVGTKEDKLGIRGSDTHSLIFNNVKVPKENRIGEDGFGFNFAMAVLNGGRIGIASQALGIASGAYELALKYAKTRKAFKTEIINHQAIAFKLADMATQITAARMLCFKAACEKDAGKDISESGAMAKLYASQVAMDTTIEAVQIHGGYGYVKEYHVERLMRDAKITQIYEGTSEIQKIVISRSIAK; encoded by the coding sequence ATGGACTTTAATTTATCAGAAGAACAGCTGATGATTCAGCAGGCAGCAAGAGACTTTGCCCAAACCGAACTATTACCGGAAGTTATTGAAAGAGACCGTGACCAGAAATTCCCCGCAGAACAGGTGAAGAAGATGGGAGAGATGGGTCTTTTGGGAATGATGGTTGATCCAAAATACGGAGGTGCAGGCATGGACAGCGTTTCTTACGTATTGGCAATGGAAGAAATTGCAAAAATAGATGCCTCTGCAGCAGTTGTAATGTCTGTAAACAATTCATTGGTTTGTGCCGGTCTTGAAAAGTTTGCATCTGAAGAACAAAAAGTAAAATATCTTACTCCACTGGCTAGCGGACAGGTGATTGGAGCATTTGCATTATCTGAGCCGGAAGCAGGTTCTGATGCAACCTCTCAGAAAACAACCGCAGAAGATAAAGGAGATTACTACCTTTTAAATGGTATTAAAAACTGGATCACCAATGGTGGAACAGCTTCTTATTATATCGTAATCGCTCAGACAGATCCTGAAAAAAAACACAAAGGGATCAATGCTTTCATCGTAGAAAGAGGATGGGAAGGTTTTGAAGTGGGAACAAAAGAAGACAAATTGGGAATCAGAGGAAGTGATACTCACTCTCTGATCTTTAATAATGTAAAAGTTCCTAAAGAAAACAGAATTGGTGAAGACGGATTTGGTTTCAATTTTGCTATGGCTGTATTGAATGGTGGAAGAATTGGGATTGCTTCTCAGGCTTTAGGAATCGCTTCCGGAGCTTACGAACTGGCGTTGAAATATGCTAAAACAAGAAAGGCTTTCAAAACTGAAATTATCAACCACCAGGCAATTGCTTTCAAATTAGCTGATATGGCTACTCAGATTACTGCCGCAAGAATGCTTTGCTTTAAAGCAGCATGCGAAAAAGATGCAGGAAAAGATATTTCTGAAAGCGGGGCTATGGCAAAACTATACGCTTCTCAGGTAGCAATGGATACTACTATTGAGGCTGTACAGATCCACGGTGGATATGGATATGTAAAAGAATACCACGTAGAAAGATTAATGAGAGATGCAAAAATCACTCAGATCTACGAAGGAACTTCTGAAATTCAGAAAATAGTGATCTCAAGAAGCATCGCAAAATAA
- a CDS encoding cupin domain-containing protein — protein MSKDLPNFKYELEKKEPRLGPGGITRGVSVKEFKASENLAGVSMHLEPGAIRELHWHANAAEWGYVLEGQMRTTVIDPQGNVFIDIFNPGDVWYFPRGYGHVLQCISSKSCHFILIFDNGDFSEDHTFSITDFISSIPVEIAAQNLGLTEEEVKQLHQGEAYFAKCELPDIRSGLASPRNEISLVSKHRYPLGAQQPIVVPGGGLQRVVTQKEFEIAKTITGSIFEIEPGGLRELHWHPNADEWQYYIQGKAEMGVFLAEGQFVKDEFNKGDVGYVPMGAGHYIKNTGSEKLIVLLGFNNGLYEAIDLSSWISGNPKDILKGNFGVGNEIADHFPTSGKLIIR, from the coding sequence ATGAGTAAAGATCTTCCCAATTTCAAATATGAGTTAGAAAAAAAGGAGCCAAGACTAGGTCCCGGCGGAATTACAAGAGGGGTTTCTGTAAAGGAATTTAAAGCTTCTGAAAATCTGGCTGGCGTTAGTATGCATCTGGAACCGGGAGCCATCCGCGAGCTTCACTGGCATGCCAATGCTGCAGAATGGGGTTATGTTTTGGAAGGACAGATGCGTACTACTGTTATCGACCCTCAGGGGAATGTATTTATTGATATTTTTAACCCGGGAGATGTATGGTATTTCCCAAGAGGTTATGGGCATGTACTGCAGTGTATCAGCAGTAAAAGCTGCCATTTTATTTTAATTTTTGACAATGGTGATTTTTCTGAAGACCATACCTTTAGTATTACAGATTTTATCTCCAGTATTCCGGTGGAAATTGCCGCTCAGAACTTAGGACTGACGGAAGAGGAAGTTAAGCAGCTCCATCAGGGAGAAGCTTATTTTGCAAAATGTGAACTTCCTGATATTCGTTCCGGACTGGCGTCACCAAGAAATGAAATTTCATTAGTGTCAAAGCACCGCTATCCATTGGGAGCTCAGCAACCTATCGTAGTTCCCGGTGGAGGTTTGCAGAGAGTAGTTACTCAGAAAGAATTTGAGATAGCAAAAACCATTACCGGAAGTATTTTCGAAATAGAACCGGGAGGATTAAGAGAATTACACTGGCATCCTAATGCTGATGAATGGCAATATTATATTCAGGGAAAAGCTGAAATGGGTGTTTTCCTTGCGGAAGGACAGTTTGTAAAAGACGAATTTAATAAAGGAGATGTAGGTTATGTCCCAATGGGTGCAGGACATTACATTAAAAATACAGGAAGCGAAAAGCTTATTGTACTGCTTGGGTTTAATAATGGCTTGTATGAGGCAATTGATCTCAGCAGTTGGATTAGTGGAAATCCGAAAGATATTTTAAAAGGGAATTTTGGAGTGGGCAATGAAATTGCAGACCATTTCCCAACCTCTGGTAAGCTTATTATCAGGTAA